The Xiphias gladius isolate SHS-SW01 ecotype Sanya breed wild chromosome 7, ASM1685928v1, whole genome shotgun sequence genome window below encodes:
- the appbp2 gene encoding amyloid protein-binding protein 2, with the protein MAAVELEWIPETLYNTAISAVVDNYSRSRRDIRSLPENIQFDVYYKLYQQGRLCQLGGEFCELEVFAKVLRASDKRHLLHHCFQALMDHGVKVASVLASSFSRRCSYIAESDAHVKEKAIQFGFVLGGFLSDAGWYGDAEKVFLSCLQLCTLHSEVLHCYRAVECCVRLLHVRNGNCKYHLGEETFKLAQSYMDKLAKHGHQANKAALYGELCALLFAKSHYDEAYRWCIEAMKEITPGLPVKVVVDVLRQASKACVVKREFRKAEQLIKHAVFLAREHFGHKHPKYSDTLLDYGFYLLNVDNICQSVAIYQTALDIRQSVFGGKNIHVATAHEDLAYSSYVHQYSSGKFDNALFHAERAIDIITHILPEDHLLLASSKRVKALILEEIAIDCHNKETEERLLQEAHDLHLSSLQLAKKAFGEFNVQTAKHYGNLGRLYQSMRKFKEAEEMHIKAIQIKEQLLGHEDYEVALSVGHLASLYNYDMNQYEDAERLYLRSIAIGKKLFGEGYSGLEYDYRGLIKLYNSVGNYEKVFEYHNVLSNWNRLRDRQFAVADALEDVNTTPQQTQEVVQAFLLAQSLGPTCPCLG; encoded by the exons ATGGCTGCGGTGGAGCTCGAATGGATCCCAGAAACACTGTACAACACGGCTATCTCGGCTGTTGTGGACAACTACAGCCGATCGAGAAGGGACATACGGTCGCTCCCAGAAAATATACAGTTCGATGTCTATTATAAG CTTTACCAGCAGGGCCGTCTCTGCCAGCTCGGAGGAGAGTTCTGTGAGCTGGAGGTGTTTGCTAAAGTACTGCGGGCTTCAGACAAAAG ACACCTCCTGCACCACTGTTTCCAGGCCCTTATGGACCATGGTGTGAAGGTTGCCTCAGTTCTGGCAAGCTCCTTCAGCCGCCGCTGCTCCTACATTGCAGAGTCTGACGCCCATGTCAAAGAGAAGGCCATCCAGTTTGGCTTTGTTCTGG GTGGATTCTTGTCTGATGCGGGTTGGTATGGAGATGCAgaaaaggtgtttctgtcaTGCCTGCAACTGTGTACACTCCACAGTGAAGTCCTCCATTGCTACCGGGCTGTGGAATGCTGTGTCAG ACTGCTTCATGTCCGGAATGGCAACTGTAAGTACCACCTGGGGGAGGAGACCTTCAAGCTTGCTCAGTCTTACATGGACAAACTAGCCAAACATGGCCATCAGGCCAACAAGGCAGCGCTATATGGCGAGCTTTGTGCCTTGCTCTTTGCCAAAAGCCACTATGATGAG GCATATAGGTGGTGTATAGAGGCTATGAAGGAAATTACTCCAGGGCTGCCAGTCAAAGTAGTGGTTGATGTCCTTCGGCAAGCCTCCAAG GCCTGCGTGGTGAAGAGAGAGTTTAGAAAAGCAGAGCAGCTGATCAAACATGCAGTGTTTCTAGCAAG AGAACATTTTGGACACAAGCATCCCAAGTACTCAGACACGCTGCTAGATTATGGATTTTACTTATTAAATGTAGACAACATATGCCAATCAGTGGCTATTTACCAG ACAGCACTGGACATCCGACAATCTGTGTTCGGGGGGAAGAATATCCATGTTGCCACAGCCCATGAAGACCTGGCCTACTCATCATATGTGCACCAATACAGCTCAGGGAAATTTGACAACGCTCT ATTCCATGCAGAACGTGCAATAGACATCATAACTCACATTCTGCCTGAGGACCATTTACTGCTGGCCTCCTCCAAAAGAGTCAAAG CCCTGATCCTTGAGGAAATTGCCATCGACTGCCACaataaagagacagaagagCGCCTGCTGCAGGAGGCTCATGACCTGCACCTCTCCTCACTTCAGCTGGCCAAGAAGGCCTTCGGAGAGTTCAACGTCCAGACAGCCAAACACTACGGCAACTTAGGACGACTCTACCAGTCCATGAGGAAGTTCAAG gaggcagaggagatgCACATCAAAGCCATCCAGATCAAGGAGCAGCTTCTGGGCCACGAGGACTACGAGGTGGCTCTGTCTGTGGGTCACCTGGCGTCCCTCTACAACTACGACATGAACCAATATGAGGATGCAGAGAGGCTCTACCTGCGCTCCATCGCTATAG GTAAGAAGCTGTTTGGAGAGGGTTACAGTGGGCTGGAGTATGACTACAGAGGCCTGATCAAACTCTACAACTCAGTGGGGAATTACGAGAAGGTGTTTGAATACCACAACGTGCTGTCCAACTGGAACCGGCTGAGGGACCGGCAGTTCGCTGTGGCAGACGCCCTGGAGGACGTCAACACTACACCCCAGCAAACCCAGGAGGTGGTGCAAGCTTTCTTATTGGCTCAGAGCTTGGGCCCCACCTGCCCCTGTCTCGGCTGA
- the si:ch1073-145m9.1 gene encoding uncharacterized protein si:ch1073-145m9.1 produces MGLQVLLYWPNIIGYIRIGLVLAAWGAYETPAVFVPLYSVSIALDGVDGWLARSLCQSSRFGAWLDVVVDNLGRGMLWGQLFEWGWLVSALEWCVFLCNHNARGGHWKNSFTTSPRFVQAIMANGFRTPLGTWVVSGLHCLPLWLYWYQWDLLSNWFYLPFWVQALGIMLLAAGRLLALSVEMWCIWTHIEYLTNDEPGEKKN; encoded by the exons ATGGGACTCCAAGTTTTGCTGTACTGGCCGAATATTATTG gaTACATTAGGATTGGTCTGGTGCTTGCTGCATGGGGGGCCTATGAGACACCAGCAGTATTTGTCCCACTATACTCCGTCTCAATAGCACTCGATG GAGTGGATGGGTGGCTGGCAAGGAGTCTGTGCCAGAGCTCCAGGTTCGGGGCCTGGCTGGATGTAGTGGTGGACAATCTTGGCAGAGGCATGCTGTGGGGCCAGCTCTTTGAG TGGGGTTGGCTGGTTTCTGCGCTGGaatggtgtgtgtttctgtgtaacCACAACGCCAGAGGTGGCCACTGGAAGAACAGCTTCACCACTAGCCCTCGATTCGTACAGGCCATCATGGCAAACG GGTTTCGGACACCGCTGGGTACATGGGTGGTGAGTGGGCTGCACTGCCTCCCTCTGTGGCTGTATTGGTATCAGTGGGATTTACTGTCCAACTGGTTCTATCTGCCTTTCTGGGTCCAGGCGCTGGGGATTATGCTGCTGGCTGCAGGCCGCCTACTGGCTCTTTCAGTGGAG ATGTGGTGTATATGGACACACATTGAATACCTCACCAATGATGAGccaggagagaagaagaactgA